TGCCCGGTCAGCATCCCGCAGAAAAAGGGCGACGCCATCGTCGTGGACACCGACGAACACCCCCGCGAGACCAGCCTCGAAACACTCGCCAAGCTCAAGGGCGTGGTGCGACCCGACGGCACCGTGACGGCCGGCAACGCCAGCGGCGTGAACGACGGCGCCTGCGCCCTGCTGCTGGCCGACGAGGCCACGGCCGCCAAAAACGGCCTGACGCCCAAGGCCCGCATCGTGGGCATGGCCACGGCCGGCGTGGCCCCGCGCATCATGGGCATCGGTCCGGCGCCGGCGACGCAGAAGGTGTTGGCGCTCACCGGCCTCGCGCTGGAGCAGCTCGATGTGATCGAACTCAACGAAGCTTTTGCTGCGCAAGGCCTGGCCGTTCTGCGCACCCTGGGCCTGCAGGACGACGATGAGCGCGTGAACGCCTGGGGCGGCGCCATCGCCCTGGGCCACCCGCTGGGTGCCAGCGGCGCGCGCCTGGCCACCACGGCGGTGAACCGGCTGCACGCCACGGGCGGGCGCTACGCGCTGTGCACCATGTGCATCGGAGTCGGGCAGGGCATTGCGCTGATCGTCGAGCGGGTCTGAACGCACGATCTAAATGCGGTTGACCAGGCCGCTGACGAGGATTCAAACACCGTTCGCGCCTCGTCGGAAAATAGGTTGGCAACTCGCCCGTGTGTCACACACCACGTGCGGTACCAACGAAAATCCTTGGACGGCACAAACCGTGACAGGACGTGCAGAGACAAAAATGCCCCACTTCACTGAGGAGATTTGGACTCAAAGAATGAGGCGGAAAGCTACCTGCTTGAGACACCTCTAGACAAACCAGAAAACCACCGAACGACTGCGTCCAACTCGTCCATCTGCAGCTTCGGTGCTCCTTTTGCGTCGGTCGCTACCGCCTGCATCACGGGATGCCGACGAGTCCCCTGCACGTAGCCGAGGAACGCTCCTTTAAGGTACGGCTGATGCTGTCCGGCCAAACGTGGGATGTCCTCAGTAGCTGGCGGTATGGTCGAGTCTCCATGGCAAGCAACACATTGCGCGGCCGAAGCGGGCATGAATACTTGAGCACTGGGACGTTCGGGGGCTCGGGGCGCAGATGCAAAGTAGTGGACCACTTCAGCTAGTTCTTCGGCATTGAGTCCGGCCGCCACGCCACGCATGAAAAAGTGGTCACGCTGTCTGCGTGCGTAAGCCAAGATGGCGTTCTCCAGGTATTTCGGCTGTTGCGCACCCAGCAGTGGGATCAACTGTGCGTCCAGCATCGCCTGTTGTTCCAGGGTTTGGTTATGGCAGTTAACGCACAACTGCACAGACTGCGGCGGTGCACGATCCATCACCTGAGCACTTGCCGGCGCAGCGAGCACGGCGAGCACCAAGCTCACGGGAAATAGCTTCACGATCTTTCTTTCAATTGGTTTATGTGCAATGGAATGCATCTGGCTGCGGCGCAACGGTCAGATGCGGCTCAGGACTTCGGTGCCGCAGACCCGTCACGCCAGGGCGGTGCCTCTACACGGTCGCTCTCGCCCGGGATGGGGGCGAATCTCCGCTGCGCCCAGTCGTCCGCCGCACGGGCGATCTGCTCGTGCCGTGTTGAAACAAAGTTCCACCACATGCGAACGGGCTGTTCCAGAGGCATGCCGCCAATGACGACCAGACGCGCTCCGTCGGACCCGGCCAGGATCTCGGTGCTTTTGCCGGTCTCAAGGACCACCATTTCCGTTGCCGCTACTGCCTCACCATCCAGTGAATAGTCGTGGGCTACGCTGTAGACCGCCAATTCAGGTGCTAGCGGCGGCAAGGTGAAACTGGCGTTGGCATCCACCTTGACGTCGAGGTACAGCGTCGCTGAGGCGGTGCGAACAGGGCTCGTCTGGTTCCAGGCACTTCCGACCAGGATTCGAGCATGCACGCCCGACGCCACTTCAACCACTGGTACGTCCGCAGCAGGCACGTGCTGGAAAGAAGGCTCGCACTGCTCCAGTGCAGGCGGCAGCGCCACCCAAAGTTGAAGTCCGTGTGTGGAGCGTTGCTGTCCTCGATCAGCATCGTGGACCCGTTCGCTGTGCACGATGCCGCGCCCGGCAGTCATCCAGTTCACGGCGCCCGGCTCAATGACCTGCACGCTGCCGATACTGTCCCGGTGTACCTGTCGGCCCTGGAAGAGATAGGTGACTGTGGCAAGCCCAATGTGAGGGTGGCCGCCAACGTCACTATCGACATCTGGTGCCAGCGTCGCGGGGCCGAATTCATCAAAGAACACGAAAGGTCCGACTGCCCGGCGCTCATGTGCAGGCAGTACGCGGCGGACACGAAGACCCGGTGCGAGGTCTGTCATTCGACCGCGAAGGCGAAGCAGCTTGCTCATAGAGTTCTCCTGCTTCAGCTCAGTTGGGTGTTGATTGACACTGCGCCTTCGAGCACCTTGTGGATCGGGCATTTTTCCGCAATCTCAAGCAGGCGCGCGCGCTGCTCCTCCGTGAGGTCACCGGTCACGGTGATTTCTCGCTGCAGTTGGTAGTTGACCTTCCCATCATCTCCGCGGGTTTCGGCGTGTTCAATCTTGACTTGCAGTGATGTGACTGGCCAGCGCTGACGCCGCAGGTACAACTCCAGTGTCAGGGCCGTGCAGGCCGCCAGAGCGGAGTTGAGCAAATCATGTGGGTTGGGTGCCAGGTCGTCCGAGCCCAGCGTCTTGGCAACGTCAGCGTTCCAAACGTGTTTGCCGTTGCTCAGGGTGGTCAGGGCGCCTTGTGAGCGGTGCAGTCGAGCTTCTATGGTCATGGTCGTTTCTCTTTCACAGCGACACCTGGCGAGCCTGTGCGCCGGCAAGAGCGGCCAGGACATCGGGTCCCTTGGGAATCAATCCGGAAGGATTGATGTGCTTGTGCGAACCGTAGTAGTGATGGCGAACATGCTCCAAGTCCAGCGTGGCGGCAACGCCTGGCTGGTGATGGATGTTGGCCATGTAGCGCATCAGTGCAGGCGACTGGAGCACCGTCTTGCGGTTGCACTTGAAATGCGTGTGGTACACGGCATCGAAGCGGATCAACGTGACGAACAACCGAACGTCAGCCTCGGTCAGCACATCACCGCAAAGGAAGTCCTTGCGGGTCAGAATGTCCTCGACACGATCCAATGCCGCAAAGAGCTGGTCTGCAGCGGCATCATGTGCCTCTTGACTGCGTGCGAATCCGCTGCGGTACACGCCGTTATTGATGTCTGCATAGACCCAGGCATTCGTTTCTTCAATGGCGTTTTGCAAGTGAAGTGGATAGAGATCCACTTCACGGTGGCGAGCCCAGGCCTGAAAGCTGCCGTTGAGCATGCGAATGATCTCGGACGACTCGTTGTTCACGATCGTTCCCAGATGCTTGTCCCAGAGCACAGGCACTGTCACGACGCCCTTGAACTCTGGGTTCGCGGCAAGGTAAACCTCCCGCAGAAGCTTTCTGGACGCGACCGTGTCGCCGGTAGCCCCGCGAAAATCGGTTCCAAACGACCAACCAATCTCGGAGAGGTAAGGGTGCACCACGTCGACACTGATCACATGCTCCAAGCCCTTGAGCGCGCGCACGATCAATGTTCGATGTGCCCAGGGACAGGCCAACGACACGTACAAGTGATAGCGCCCGGCCTCGGCCGGATGCGCAGCATCGGGGCCATCGCCAATGGCACCATGAAAATGGGTGGGGCGTCGTGCAAACGTTCCATCAGAGGCTATCTGTTGCGTCCAGGTATTGCCCGAAGGCAGGTCTTCCCGCATGGTCAACTCCGTTGGACTGCCACCGACCCATCAACGAATCGAGCCAGTTGGGCCGCAGAAAGAGCGCCGCTGTGCACGCCAAGTACGCGCCCGTTGTCGAGCACCATGCTGGTTGGAACCGCTCGAACCATGAATCGGGCGGCGACCTCGGGGTGATCGTTGATGTCCATCTTGATCACGGGAAGTTGGTTCGCTCTGCTTTGAGCAAACGCCTCTAGGTGCGGGGCCATGGCTCTGCATGGTCCGCACCAGGATGCCGAGAACTGGACAAAGATCGGACTCGGCGATTCGTCAATGATTCGCTGCAGTTCTGAGGGGTCGGGGGCATGAACGTGGGTCATTGGCCGTTCTCCAAGCAGTATTCAGAATTGGTCAAGGTGCCAGATCAAAGATCAGAACCTCAGCGTTGCGCCCATCGCTCAAAGACAGGTGGGGCTCGCCTTCGATCTTTAGCGCGTCACCGGCCCGGAGCTTCTGGCCGTTCACGGAAAGTTCGCCACGCACCAGATGAACATAGGCTTTCCGGTCTGGATTCAGTTCAAGCTTGGCCTGCTCGGTGCCGTCGAACAGTCCGGCATACAGGCCGGCATCGGCATGAATTGTCACCGCATGGGTGCCGCCCAAAGGAGATGCAAGCAAAGCCAGCCGTCCGCGCTTGGATTCGATGGGAATGGTCTTCTGCTCGTAGCTTGGCGATACGCCTTGCCGATTGGGCTGGATCCAGATTTGCAGAAAGTGCGTCGTTCGATCAGGGGCATGATTGAACTCGCTGTGCACAACCCCAGTTCCTGCGGACATGCGCTGTACATCCCCTGGAGGGATGCCTTTCACGTTGCCCATGTTGTCCCGGTGAGCCAGCTCGCCCTCCAGCACATAGCTGATGATCTCCATGTCGCGGTGACCATGAGCACCGAAGCCGCCACCCGGCGCTACGCGGTCTTCGTTGATCACGAGCAGGTTACCCCAACCCATGTGGGCGGGGTCAAAGTATTCAGCAAACGAGAAACTGTGGGCAGACCTCAGCCAACCGTGGTTGGCGTGGCCTCTGTCTTCTGATCGTCTGAGTGTCATCATGGTTGTGGTTCCTTTCAGGATGGCGTTGTTCCGTGATGCGTGAGTCGCTCCCACCATCACAGGGTGGCGCACCGTTGCGCAGTGGCATTCAGAAGGGAATCGGCCCCCCTCGGACGCAAGCCCGGGAGAGCCGATTCCAATCTCTGGTGCTTACTTCTTGCTCGACTTGCCTTCGCCAGCATCGGCACCCAGCATCGCCTTGGCGTACTCCAGACCCACGCCGTAGGCACCGCCGTGCTCGAGCGCAATCTTCACCGTGGCGTCGTAGGTGCTCTGGCGGGCCCAGTCACGCTGGTACTCGAGCAGCAGTTGCATCCAGGTGATCGGCACCGCGCCGGCCTGCACCATGCGGGTGACCGCCATGTCGTGGGCTTCCTTGGTGACGCCGCCGGAGGCATCGGTGACGATGTAGACCTCGTAGCCCTCTTCCAGCGCCGCGAGTACGGGCATCGTCAGGCAGACCTCGGTCCACAGCGCGGCCATGACCAGCTTCTTCTTGCCGGTCTTCTTCACTGCCTCGCGGAAGTTCTTGTCTTCCCACGAGTTCATCGTCGTACGGTCGATGACCTTCGCGTCCGGGAACACAGCCTTCACGCCAGCGAACAGCGGGCCCGAGAAGCTCTTCTCCGCCACCGTGGTCAGGATGGTGGGCACGTTGAAGGCCTTGGCGGTCTTGGCCAGCGCCACCGAGTTGTTGGTCAGCAGCGTGCGGTCGATGCTCTGCACCGCAAAGCCCATCTGCGACTGGTGATCAATCATGATCACCGCCGAGTTCTGCGGCGAGAGCAGTTTCTTTGCATCGCCGGGCGCCTGCTCGGCGTGCACTGTCGAGAGGATGCCAACGGCCAGAGCGGCGGTGGCGAATTTGCGAATCATCGAGATCATTTGTCACTCCTATATACGAAGTTTTCGAACGAGGGGAAATTCCCAGTGTTGTGCGGGAATTCACCTCTGAAATCCCTTCACAGGAGTGATTCTTGGCGGAGTGATGACCTTTTATGTCGAAACGTTTTTGACTGAGTGTTCGATTTTTTCGAAAGTTAATTTTGGCAACAGCCGGCTAGCAACGCCTCTTCTGCGGAACACCGAGGCCGCAACTGCTTGGTGCGATCACCTGGACTTTCAGTACTCAGCGACCCATGCCTGCGACGCACGATTCAAAAAGTTGGGCACGACATCGGCGTCACCCAGCGCATCGCGCCACCACTTCAACGCTCGACCTGGGTCACCAGTACGCCAAGCCAAAAGCACCTGGTCGTCCGGCTTTGGCTCTTCAACCTGCTTCTCCACGAGCAGTCCGCGCTGCAAGGCAGACTTGACAAACAGGTGGGGCAAGAAGCCCACCCCCAGGCCTGCCACCTGCAGGGCATACTTGGTACGCATGTCTGGTACGGCGATGATCTGCTGCCCCCTCAGCAGCCCGACCGTTCGGGCAGGTAGGTGCCGAGCCGAGTCGGATGCGACGATCATTCGATGCTTGCGTACCTCTTCGCTAGGGACAATGCCTCCCCACTCTGCGAGAGGATGTTGCGGCGACACACAGAAAGCAAACTGAAGGTCGGCCACGTTCTTCGTGCGGAACCCGCCTCCCGACGGGCCCTGGCCAACGGCCAAGATGATGTCCGCTCGCCCATCTTGCAGCGACTCCCATACGCCGGTCATGGCTTCGCCCATCAACTTCACCCGCGTGCCATGCGCCTCGGTGCAAAAGCGCTCCAGCAATGAGCTGAACATGATGGGCGGAATCAAGGTGTCCGACGAAATACGGATTTCACTCTCCCACCCGTCGGCAATGCGTTTGACTCGGCACTCCAAGTCGTCTGCCGCCAGTAGCAGCACGCGCCCCGCTTCCAAGAGTTCCTTGCCTGCTGGCGTAAGTTCAACGCGGGGACCATGACGATTGAAAAGACCCACCTTGAGGTCGCTCTCAAGTTTGGCCACGGCATAGGACACCGTCGAGGTCACTTTGTTCAAGAGCACACCTGCGCCTGAAAATGAGCCCGAACGGGCGATCGCATCGAGCAATTCGAGTCCATCAAGTGTCAAGCGGCGCATCACAGGTCCATTGGAGAGGGAAGGGTTTCGAATAATTCGAACAAACGATTCAGAAGTATCCAACATCAGTGGTGTGCACCGGCCATAGCATGAAGTCCCAACTCACAAACAACCCGGAGACGCCCGTGTCCACTTCAACCATTTCGTCTACCCAAAACGCAGCAGCCTTGGCTGGGCGCCTGCTGTTGGCTGCCCTCTTCATTCCTGCTGGCCTTAGCAAGCTCACCGGATTCCAGGGAACTGTCGGCTACATCAGTTCCGTTGGGCTGCCTATGCCATCGATTGCCGCAGCACTGGCCGTGATGGTTGAAATCGGCGCTGGCCTCGCGCTGATCGCTGGCGCCAAAACCCGCATTGCGGCACTCGCCCTTGCTGGGTTCACCTTGGTCGCTTCGTTCTTCTTCCATGCATATTGGGGCGTCCCCGCAGAGCAGCAGATGGTTCAGCAACTGCTCTTTTTCAAGAACATTGCCGTCGTCGGTGGCCTGTTGACCTTGGCCGCTTGGGGTGCCGGCGACTGGAGCCTTGACGCTCGCAGCAACAACGTTTGACATTCCCCGCAACCCACCACTTCTCAGGAGCATCTCATGTCCAAAATCCTTGTCCTCTACTACTCGTCCTACGGTCACCTGGAAACCATGGCCCAAGCCATGGCTGAAGGCGCACGCGCCGGCGGCGCGTCTGTTGACGTGAAGCGTGTTCCCGAGACTGTGCCGCTCGAAGTTGCCAAAGCAGCGTACTTCAAGCTCGAACAAGCCGCACCGATTGCAACTGTCGCGGAGTTGGTCGATTACGACGCCATCATTGTCGGCGCCCCCACGCGGTTCGGACGCATGCCCGCCCAGATGGCAGCGTTTCTGGATCAGGCAGGTGGACTGTGGGCGAGCGGCGCACTAAATGGCAAGGTTGGCGCTGCGTTCACCTCTACAGCAACCCAGCACGGGGGCCAGGAAGTGACGCTCTTCTCGATCATTACCAACTTGCTGCACTTCGGCATGACCATCGTAGGTCTGCCGTACAGCCATCAAGGCCAGATGACACTGGATGAAGTGGTTGGTGGCAGTCCCTATGGCGCAACGACCATTGCGGGAGGCCAAGGTCAACGTCAACCCAGCGCGATCGAGTTGGAAGGTGCCCGGCACCAAGGACAACTCGTGGCACAAACAGCCAACAAGCTGTTCGGCTGAGCTCGTCCTTGGCCCGCCGGCTCCTAGGCACATGGAGTTTTCGGCCGGCGGTCAACAGTTGGTACAACCTCAGACGCCGCCGCGATAACCTGGACCATGTGTCTTAGCCTTGACCTTTTGCCCCGGCTCTTGTGGATCATGGGCCGTTGCGGCGGGCCCAGTTCAAACCCGGGGCGGTTCAGTACGGTTGCTTTCCGACAGGCGCCCACATCGAATCTGCGCGCGGACTGAAGTTGTCTTCAGGCGATGCGAAATCGTCGCCGGTGAACATGCATTGAAGTTGGAGTTGACCCACTTTCGTGGACGGCCGTGGCGTCCCGTTGTCGCTCGTCATGACCGGGGCAAATGAGCATGACGTCACGCAACTCGATGCTGTACTGCAAGCCGTCATGGTCAAGCGCAAGAAACCCAGATGATGTCCATGAGCGAAATGCCGTGGTCAAGAACGCCGCAGCGTGGACGTCATTTCAAGGGGCCTGCAGGAGGTTTCAGGACAGATCCCAGGCATCGATGGTCAGCAGCAGGTCGGGGGAGCAGGCTGCGATCTTGTCCTAGTGGAAGATCACGTCGCCCTTCCAGTTCGCCGGCTGACCGCCGGCCAGCAGCGGCAGGACATAGCCCGCCGGCGCCGAAGAATGCTGCACAGTTTGCGATGCCCACATGTTGTGCGTCCACACTGCGAGATGACCGAGAACTGCATTCGCTCTACCAACTTGTATTCCTCGTTCGACGATGGCATGCTGATCAACAGCAGGCCATCAGAGGGCGCGGTACCCACGGCTTCCCAATCAGTCTCGGCTCCGGCTCAGATCCTGTTCTATCTGTCGATTGCGTCGTTGCGCCCACGCATCACGTACGAAGGTGTAGTCGTCGAGCGCGTCTTTGCGGAACTTGTCCAGGGGAAGCATCTGTGCGCGGCCATCGACCATCTGCACGATCTGCAGCTTGTCGGCGATGCCCGATTTGTCGATCTGGCCGATGGGCGACAACGGTTGGTCACCGACGATGGCGACGGTGTCACGCACCGTGCGCGGCCCGAGCAGCGGCAACACCAGATAGCGCGAGTCGTTCCATCCCCAGGTCGCCAGCGTCTGGCCAAAGTCCTCGCCATCGCGCTTGGGCAGGCCGATGTGGGCGGCCGGATCGAACACGCCCGCGATGCCGGCCGTGGAGTTGACGACGAATCGCCCGAGCGACTGTCCGGCCTGGCCTGGCCGACCCTGCAGCGCCTGGTTGACGGCGGTGACAGGCAGGCGCAGGTTGCTGAAGAAACGTGACACGCCTGATTGCACGGGGTCGGGCACGATCGTGTCGTAGCCCACGGCCACGGGGCGGAACACGAAGCGGTCGAGCACATTGTTGAAGCCGTGCATCTTGCGGTTGAACCCCTCCCAGGGATCGCGCACAGGCGGTTGGGTGTGTAGCGCTTCGGCGTCCGGTTCGGCTTGCGTGATCGCTTCGGGCGCGTTGGCGCTGGCCACCGATGCTTGGGCGGAGGTGTCGGCCGGCGATATGTTGGACCCCACGATGGCGCGGTTGACAGTGCTGTCTTGATCAACGGCGCCCATGTCCTGGGCAGGCAGGGGCGCGATGGTCGTTGGTGACGCTGGCACTGCGGCCGCGGATGCGACCAGTGTACCGGAGGTGGAAGGCGCGGCGTTCAGCTCGGTCACAGGTTGCTGCTTGACGGCGTTGCTGGCGCAGGCACTGGTGCCCAGCACGATCGCCGCCAGCATGAGGGATTGGATGGTCTTCATTTCGAGATCTGCTGCGCCATAGGCAGCAAGTGCCTATGGCGATGGGTTTGAGGGAGCGTCAGAAGCGGTAGGCGTAGCCGAGCGCGAGCGTGGTCCCGGTGGTCTTGTCCACCAGCGGGCTATCCTCGACGGAGCTACCGAAGCGCGTGGCACCGACGTCCACGAACACCGAGTGATGGCGTGACGGCGAGTAGTCCATGCGCAGGCCGACCTGCACGTTCGTGGTGGCCTTGCCTTCATAGAAGGCCCGACCAGCCTGGGCCTCGGATTGCCGCACGCCGTAGTAGTAGTCGACGTACTTGTCGTCGACCCATTCGGCGGCGAGGCGCGGCGTGAAGCCGAACTTGCCGGCAGCGAAGCGCCGGTCGATCTGCAGCTTGGCACGGGTGCCCTTGCTGTTGCCCATGGCGTCGGACAGCACTTCACCGCTGAGGTTTGCGAAACCCGTCTTCCAGGTCACCGCGCTGCCGGCCCAGAGGCTGGACTTGCGCTCATCCATGCCGCTGAGGACGGGAGAGTCCTTGGCCTCGTAGCCATCACCCGACCAGCGGGTGCGCAGTCGGAATGAGAGCGCTTCGGTCGAGTACAGCTTGACGTCGAACGTCGGGAGGGTGGCGCTGATCCACTTGCTCTCGTATGAGACCAATGGAAGGGGAAGCACCTCACGATCGAAGTCGCGGTAGGGCTTGTCGAGTACGACGGCACCGAAGCCCAGGGCCCACTGGCCGCTGCTGTCCTTGGCCTGACTGTCCTGCGCGAAGGCCGACGGCACCCACGCGGCGCAGAGCGCAGCAGCGAAGATGAGGGTCAGCTTGGACGATGCCAGCGGGAGACGGGAGAGTTTTTGTTGAGACATGGTTTGGTCCTTTCTGAGACGCATGGGGGGGAAGAATTTCATTGCTCTTTGCAGCTAGGCCGCAGGCGTGGAGCGGGCTGGGCTTCGTCCCGCCTCAGGGGAAGCCTTGAAGCGCCGCGCGAGCCAGGCCTCGAAGTCGTGGATGTAGCTGAACACCGCCGGCACGATCACCAGGCTCAGCAGGGTTGAGGTGATCAGGCCGCCGATCACGGCAATCGCCATGGGCTGGCGGAAACTGGCGTCCGCGCCCAGCCCCAGCGCGATCGGCAGCATGCCGGCGATCATGGCAACGGTGGTCATCACGATCGGGCGGGCGCGCTTGCGGCAGGCGTCCAGCAGCGCATCGATCACCGTCAGGCCGCGTTCCTGGCGCGCCAACACCGCGTACTCGACCAGCAGGATCGAGTTCTTGGTGACGATGCCCATCAGCATGACCAGGCCGATCATCGAAGGCACATCCAGCTGGCTGCCCATCAGCAGCAACGCGATGAAGGCGCCGCCCAGGGACAGCGGGATCGCTGACAGGATGGTGATCGGCTGGAAGAAGTCCTTGAACAGCAGGACCAGCACGCAGAACATGCACAGGATCCCGGTCACGATGGCGAGCGTCAGTCCGGACGACAGCTCTGCCGCTACCTCGGCATCACCCGACTGCATCAGCGAGACGCCTGGCGCCATGTTCTGCACAGAGGGCAAGCCATGGGCGATGGCCAACGCCTCGCCCAGCGAGCGGTTGCCCAAGTCAGCAGTCACGGTGACGTAGCGTTGGCGGTCGTAGCGGTCGATCTGTGCTGGCCCGCTCTCCACGGCGAAGGTGGCCACGCTGGACAAGGGCACCAGGCCGTCGCGCGAGGCCACGCGCAGGCTGGCGAGTGCTGCCATGTCCTGGCGCACGGCGTCGGGGACACGCACGCGGATGCTGATCTGGCGGCTGTCCAGGTTGAGCTTGGACAGTTGGGAGTCGAAGTCGCCGCTGGTGGCGGTACGCATCAGCTCGCCGATGGTGGCGCTGCTCACCCCGTGCTCGGCCGCCCGGTTCAGGTCGGGTCGCACGACGATCTCGGGTCGCTCCAGGCTGGCGGTGCTGCGCACGCCGGACAGGCCACCCGCACGAAGCTCCCGGGTAAAGGCATCCACGGTGGTCTTGAGCGCGCCGGCGTTGTCGCTGGCCAGGATCATTTGCAGCTGTTCGCCTGAACCGCTGCCACCGACGGTGAAGCGCGCGCCGGGCACCTTCTCCAGCACACGGCGCACAGCCTGCTCGATCGCGGACTGGACGTCGCGCTCCTTGCGGTCGGACAACACCAAGGTGATCTCGCCCTTGCGGACCTCGGCCACCTGCACGGTGCCGCCGCTTTCAGCAGCGCCGACCGTGGTGAAGACGCTTTGAATGCCCGGCAGTTCGCGCACCGCCGCACGCACGCGCTCTGCGGCGGACAAGGTGTCGTTGAGAGCGCTGCCCGGCGCCAATTCCAGCGTGATGGTGGTGAAGCCCCTATCAGAGGGCGGCACCAGCCCGGTGGGCAGGAACGGCAGCAGCGCCATGGAGCCAATGAAGAAGGCGGCGGCCGCTGCCATGGTCTTGCCGCGGTGGTGCAGGCACCAGCTTGCCAGC
This Hydrogenophaga taeniospiralis DNA region includes the following protein-coding sequences:
- a CDS encoding efflux RND transporter permease subunit; its protein translation is MNFATWSLRNPTPAILLFVLLTLAGLYGFRQLPIQALPDMDLPSVNVTLAQPGAAPAQLETEVARKVEDSLARISGLRHTRTTITDGQVQIQAEFALEKSLSDALIETKDAVDRVRSDLPTELLQPAVSAQTVSGSPILTYSISSQTMDEVALSWFVDDTLSKALVNVPGVGRVQRLGGVQREIRVDVDPVQMNALGVTAADISRALRRTQQDSSGGRGQLGGEEQSLRIVATVQQAHELRAMPVILATGGKVRLDQVATVHDTAAERSQAALLDGKPVIGFTIQRTKGFDETRIAAGVTQALQQLQAEHTSLQVTPISGSVAYTLEQFDGSMAMLYEGAILAVLVVWLFLRDWRATLVAASALPLSILPAFAAMWWLGYSLNTLTLLALAVIVGILVDDAIVEIENIERHRRMGKSTMQATSDAVNEIALAVIATTTTLVVVFVPTTLMGGVAGLFFKQFGWTAVIAVLASLMVARLITPIMAAKLLKPGTHAASELDGPLMRRYLQLASWCLHHRGKTMAAAAAFFIGSMALLPFLPTGLVPPSDRGFTTITLELAPGSALNDTLSAAERVRAAVRELPGIQSVFTTVGAAESGGTVQVAEVRKGEITLVLSDRKERDVQSAIEQAVRRVLEKVPGARFTVGGSGSGEQLQMILASDNAGALKTTVDAFTRELRAGGLSGVRSTASLERPEIVVRPDLNRAAEHGVSSATIGELMRTATSGDFDSQLSKLNLDSRQISIRVRVPDAVRQDMAALASLRVASRDGLVPLSSVATFAVESGPAQIDRYDRQRYVTVTADLGNRSLGEALAIAHGLPSVQNMAPGVSLMQSGDAEVAAELSSGLTLAIVTGILCMFCVLVLLFKDFFQPITILSAIPLSLGGAFIALLLMGSQLDVPSMIGLVMLMGIVTKNSILLVEYAVLARQERGLTVIDALLDACRKRARPIVMTTVAMIAGMLPIALGLGADASFRQPMAIAVIGGLITSTLLSLVIVPAVFSYIHDFEAWLARRFKASPEAGRSPARSTPAA